From the Legionella beliardensis genome, one window contains:
- a CDS encoding TIGR03752 family integrating conjugative element protein — protein MTRHTGLKVLTGVVVLLVLVVLSNGKPTSPKPEATESVNNVNQAIASQFNDNIRDVSARLLEDEKKIERLAQKNKDLMVQNETLLAAKEPGGAVVREDLAPEVKAMVEALKEELAQLKAEGQKQKELPQYALNDEAYLPAANAHLKDIDALLVKRKLSEEELSYWQKLKKKRAVIANKTHLKTKGPAKSDEKTGIPYYTLPAGSDLGHTVLLSALIGEVPVEGKLMQPLFPFSALVSRGDLMASNGVPLPPDISGMKVNGYAIGVGSFLDNISCVRAYVTSVLFTFQDGHFVVVGNEEMKNSAELVNNESLGYLTTPFGNPCIHGTYFTNAPRVLAAMMASGGIQSGGNALSQWQMSYFAGPNGGAALPTGSFAKYAGGEMLTGSAVKASDWLEKRVQGSFDMVFVPASFKCQEGRQLAWCVNRVSLHLTKTISIDKEPRKRVIHYGHTQHYNRDFSLR, from the coding sequence ATGACTCGACATACAGGCCTTAAAGTCTTAACTGGGGTGGTGGTGCTTCTTGTGTTGGTGGTGCTTAGTAATGGCAAGCCCACCTCGCCAAAGCCTGAGGCGACTGAGTCGGTTAACAATGTCAACCAAGCCATTGCCAGTCAATTTAATGACAATATTCGGGATGTGTCGGCGCGCCTCCTGGAAGATGAAAAAAAGATTGAACGTTTAGCACAAAAAAATAAAGACTTGATGGTACAAAATGAAACGCTATTAGCGGCAAAAGAGCCAGGGGGCGCGGTGGTGCGTGAAGACTTAGCACCTGAAGTCAAAGCGATGGTCGAGGCACTTAAAGAAGAATTGGCGCAACTCAAAGCAGAAGGCCAAAAGCAAAAAGAGCTCCCCCAATATGCCTTAAATGACGAGGCCTATTTGCCTGCAGCCAATGCGCATCTTAAAGACATTGACGCCTTGCTGGTTAAGCGAAAATTATCGGAGGAGGAATTAAGTTATTGGCAAAAACTTAAGAAAAAGAGGGCAGTCATTGCTAACAAGACGCACCTTAAAACGAAAGGGCCTGCTAAAAGCGATGAAAAGACAGGCATTCCTTATTACACGCTGCCCGCTGGTTCTGATTTGGGCCATACCGTTTTACTCTCAGCCCTCATTGGTGAGGTGCCGGTGGAAGGCAAATTAATGCAGCCTTTGTTTCCCTTTTCAGCACTTGTCAGTCGCGGTGACTTAATGGCCTCTAATGGGGTGCCGCTGCCGCCTGATATTTCCGGGATGAAAGTCAATGGGTATGCAATTGGCGTTGGCTCTTTTCTCGATAACATTTCCTGCGTGAGGGCCTATGTGACCTCGGTGCTTTTTACCTTTCAAGATGGTCATTTTGTAGTGGTTGGCAATGAGGAAATGAAAAACTCAGCCGAGCTTGTCAATAATGAAAGCCTTGGCTATTTAACCACCCCCTTTGGCAATCCCTGTATTCATGGCACTTATTTTACCAATGCGCCACGGGTGCTTGCTGCCATGATGGCCTCTGGCGGTATTCAAAGTGGCGGTAATGCGTTGTCCCAATGGCAAATGAGTTATTTTGCAGGGCCTAATGGCGGCGCGGCACTGCCAACTGGCTCGTTCGCTAAGTATGCGGGTGGCGAAATGTTGACAGGTAGTGCGGTGAAGGCGTCCGATTGGCTGGAAAAGCGAGTTCAAGGCAGCTTTGACATGGTGTTTGTGCCAGCGAGTTTTAAGTGCCAAGAAGGCCGCCAACTCGCTTGGTGCGTTAACCGTGTCTCACTTCATTTAACCAAAACCATATCTATTGATAAAGAACCCCGAAAGAGAGTAATTCATTATGGTCATACACAACACTATAACCGCGATTTTTCTTTGCGTTAA
- a CDS encoding phage integrase N-terminal domain-containing protein, which translates to MRESKTKLKSAEFSINQIVKHASYQSYASQNDMRVMLRKCVRDLHTLGFKLTHVKGFKPKHIYKLVDYWKQEDKSPATIKNYLSKLRELGKLLEDKKLVKPDNKAYKIGRRQYFPEQSKAIHHIDFSKCSDSLIRLSMEGQYLFGLRREESIKFNLSQALIKKDAILLAPSWTKGGIGRSIPITNQAQRDWLERVGETVKYGQSLIYEGSTYAKQLNKYAYQTRLMGLKQLHGLRHSYAQRRYKELTAFYDLNKRGWECPFNGGTIAKEMSKVEQDIDFKVRHILTRELGHSRLSILNIYLG; encoded by the coding sequence ATGAGGGAGAGTAAGACAAAATTAAAAAGCGCAGAATTTTCTATTAACCAAATAGTTAAACATGCTTCTTATCAGTCCTATGCGAGTCAAAATGATATGCGCGTCATGCTTAGGAAATGTGTTCGTGATTTACATACGTTGGGCTTTAAACTTACTCATGTTAAAGGGTTTAAGCCTAAGCATATTTATAAGTTAGTTGACTATTGGAAACAAGAAGATAAAAGTCCAGCAACGATTAAAAATTATTTATCAAAATTACGCGAACTGGGTAAATTATTAGAGGATAAAAAATTAGTCAAACCTGACAATAAAGCTTATAAAATAGGCCGTCGGCAATATTTCCCCGAGCAGAGCAAGGCCATTCATCATATTGATTTTTCAAAGTGCTCTGATTCACTGATTAGGCTTTCCATGGAGGGTCAGTATTTATTTGGTTTAAGGCGCGAAGAATCAATTAAGTTTAATTTAAGTCAGGCTTTAATCAAAAAGGATGCTATCTTACTTGCACCCAGCTGGACCAAAGGCGGAATAGGAAGAAGCATACCTATTACCAATCAAGCGCAACGGGATTGGTTAGAGCGAGTAGGGGAGACCGTTAAATATGGTCAATCTTTAATTTATGAAGGAAGCACGTATGCTAAACAGCTTAATAAATATGCCTATCAAACAAGGCTCATGGGCCTTAAACAGTTGCATGGGCTAAGGCATAGCTATGCTCAAAGGCGTTATAAAGAATTAACTGCGTTTTATGATCTTAATAAAAGAGGGTGGGAGTGTCCTTTTAATGGCGGTACTATAGCAAAAGAGATGTCCAAAGTAGAGCAAGATATCGATTTTAAAGTAAGGCATATCTTAACTCGGGAACTCGGGCATTCAAGATTAAGTATTCTTAATATTTATCTTGGCTAG
- a CDS encoding PIN domain-containing protein, protein MSLKSIVLDANTLIRSVLGETVRNIIIQYQEKIDFFVPDVCLIDAVKYIPQIFEKRNMPSEPAIALLEKLKALFNIVDKEIYKQYSHDAKERMKARDINDWPIVATALTFSCPIWTEDKDFFGSGMPTWTTDRIHIFLQQ, encoded by the coding sequence ATGTCTTTAAAATCAATTGTGCTTGATGCAAACACTCTCATTAGAAGTGTTCTAGGTGAAACAGTTAGGAATATAATTATTCAATATCAGGAGAAAATAGATTTTTTTGTACCTGATGTTTGTTTAATTGATGCGGTTAAATATATTCCTCAAATTTTTGAAAAGCGTAACATGCCAAGTGAGCCTGCAATAGCGTTACTTGAAAAACTTAAAGCATTATTCAACATCGTTGATAAAGAAATCTACAAGCAATATAGCCATGATGCTAAAGAAAGAATGAAAGCACGTGACATAAATGATTGGCCTATTGTCGCCACTGCGTTAACATTTTCCTGCCCTATATGGACAGAAGATAAAGATTTTTTTGGCTCTGGAATGCCAACCTGGACGACCGATAGGATTCACATTTTTTTACAGCAATAG
- a CDS encoding TIGR03756 family integrating conjugative element protein — MPAVLFGLESTKPPKPLTTLELGLKITSKVFTHSHVQVKGVCVWLTRRFPPKVITSPAISQFVPDLIVTVSNRPGENPWLEARHLVENKAALSGYQRVYQTARGFPLGFGNDSMQTNPSHLNEGHTRVVSVFGAPTHYLRLPVLTHKPETTFPSIYYSSLADAVMERSEVAELAYLATRPHLLLGHEIGTTLNHWGFEMPRLMYLTQPSRFRASVVAAMHAADIVTNQKSLHLSYPTTNRCGKDCIISNVTYDPKRKHVIWQEVYPRNRLIVPGKSDDFGLKDEAAGNGNYIFVVWRKYEGCVEQKGRLIAGVGMGRPHRR, encoded by the coding sequence TTGCCTGCTGTGCTCTTTGGGTTGGAAAGTACAAAGCCGCCTAAGCCATTAACCACGCTTGAGCTTGGGCTTAAAATCACCTCGAAAGTATTTACGCATTCCCATGTGCAAGTAAAAGGGGTTTGTGTGTGGCTTACAAGGCGTTTTCCACCTAAAGTGATTACTTCTCCTGCCATTTCCCAATTTGTACCCGATTTGATTGTAACCGTGTCCAATAGACCTGGTGAAAACCCCTGGCTTGAAGCACGCCACTTGGTTGAAAACAAAGCAGCTTTAAGCGGGTACCAGCGTGTTTATCAAACAGCACGCGGCTTTCCGTTAGGCTTTGGCAATGACAGTATGCAAACGAATCCTTCGCATTTAAATGAAGGACATACTCGTGTTGTAAGCGTCTTTGGTGCCCCTACGCACTATCTTCGCCTACCTGTTTTAACGCACAAACCTGAAACGACATTTCCATCCATTTATTATTCATCCTTAGCCGATGCCGTGATGGAGCGAAGCGAGGTGGCAGAGCTCGCCTATTTAGCCACGCGTCCCCATCTCTTATTAGGTCATGAAATTGGCACCACTTTAAACCATTGGGGCTTTGAAATGCCGCGGTTAATGTATCTAACACAACCCTCTCGGTTTAGAGCCTCTGTGGTGGCAGCGATGCATGCTGCCGACATTGTCACCAATCAAAAAAGCCTGCATTTAAGCTACCCCACCACCAATCGTTGTGGCAAAGATTGCATCATTAGCAACGTCACGTACGACCCTAAAAGAAAGCACGTCATTTGGCAAGAAGTCTATCCGCGTAACCGTCTGATTGTACCCGGGAAATCGGATGATTTTGGCTTAAAAGATGAGGCCGCCGGCAACGGCAATTACATTTTTGTGGTTTGGCGAAAATACGAGGGCTGCGTTGAGCAGAAAGGCAGATTAATCGCGGGCGTTGGCATGGGTCGCCCCCATCGACGGTGA
- a CDS encoding type II toxin-antitoxin system Phd/YefM family antitoxin, with the protein MSNKMTATVLKVGMREFRAHLQQYILTSSPVAITRHGETVGYYIPTKSHAEKSDLHDLKEAAAKLDKLLIEHGISENELFADFRKLKSKNRK; encoded by the coding sequence ATGAGTAATAAAATGACTGCCACAGTATTAAAAGTAGGCATGCGAGAATTTAGAGCGCATCTTCAACAATATATTTTAACCTCGTCTCCAGTTGCGATAACAAGACATGGAGAAACGGTTGGCTATTATATACCTACGAAAAGTCATGCTGAGAAATCCGACCTTCATGACTTAAAAGAAGCAGCTGCCAAGCTAGATAAACTATTAATCGAGCATGGTATATCTGAAAATGAACTATTCGCTGATTTTAGAAAACTAAAATCTAAGAATCGTAAATAA
- a CDS encoding DUF1525 domain-containing protein, with protein MMILFNSDLALSQIRSLKTIELFTLTTMPCSLGHYPVAVCLMDKKRLLDSTLDAELPPQLLQEIVKKSANDYRAFFNCELKAETYQLVYLPAVVFNGEAVMYGVSEIEKAVALWEVRHD; from the coding sequence ATGATGATTTTGTTTAATTCAGACCTTGCCTTGTCGCAAATACGGTCGCTTAAAACCATCGAGCTTTTTACTTTAACTACAATGCCTTGCTCGCTTGGGCACTATCCTGTAGCGGTTTGTCTCATGGACAAAAAACGCTTGCTCGATAGCACGCTTGATGCAGAACTGCCGCCTCAATTGCTTCAGGAAATCGTTAAAAAAAGCGCGAACGACTATAGAGCGTTTTTTAATTGTGAGCTTAAAGCAGAGACTTACCAATTGGTTTACCTGCCCGCTGTCGTTTTTAATGGTGAGGCCGTTATGTATGGGGTGAGTGAGATTGAAAAGGCTGTTGCCCTTTGGGAGGTACGTCATGATTAA
- a CDS encoding integrating conjugative element protein, with protein sequence MKKSLLGLGIMVAGISNASLFPEKSEYYYQLGGGSDVYVPAISHTEKVTIGGQLNADGMLNCAAFNPAVTIGNSFNGIKDKIAGVPASLIDGLKGGVAGYPMYKLSQSMPALYNIIQNTAFSAQNEFQMRLSDCHRVKTNLENGSSPISALLSVSDSEGWIESAQRAATNNKNAPVDITESSKTIAQKSEEYGIPWVHKARGNSGGKYQAPIEVISDVVIAGYNVLLNPSRALDDKASVPNTVKKNNPFTHTWASPQKAADWAVLVLGDIKISHAKVAGSKDAKAGIGLATLLQSCPKIADSKTCTVNVADFLWKLVDGKLPTTDANLKKLSAGNILITQDIISATARLAREEQILTVSKLAEEIAIQNLLEEALMLKRLLQAGFQIQEVQRLKPVQTMVLQAIKKLDSEINELSFEQDVRKRMMTNTLNVIMGVRDQQFNESRAPASLSTDVIKEGAVYKQAKKERSA encoded by the coding sequence ATGAAAAAATCATTATTGGGATTAGGGATTATGGTAGCAGGCATTTCCAATGCCTCGTTATTTCCCGAAAAATCAGAATATTATTATCAATTAGGGGGTGGCTCTGATGTCTATGTTCCGGCTATTAGTCACACCGAAAAAGTGACCATTGGGGGACAGCTTAATGCTGACGGTATGTTAAATTGTGCCGCCTTTAATCCGGCGGTAACTATTGGTAATTCCTTTAATGGCATTAAGGATAAAATTGCAGGCGTTCCAGCAAGCCTCATCGATGGCTTAAAAGGCGGGGTGGCGGGTTATCCGATGTATAAACTCAGTCAATCCATGCCAGCGCTCTACAACATTATTCAAAATACCGCCTTTAGCGCTCAAAACGAATTTCAGATGCGCTTATCTGATTGTCATCGCGTGAAAACTAACCTTGAAAATGGCAGCTCCCCTATAAGCGCGTTGTTGTCTGTTTCTGATTCAGAAGGCTGGATTGAATCAGCGCAGCGTGCCGCCACCAACAATAAAAATGCGCCTGTTGATATTACGGAGTCATCTAAAACCATTGCGCAAAAATCAGAAGAATACGGTATTCCTTGGGTGCATAAAGCGCGCGGCAATTCAGGGGGTAAATACCAAGCGCCGATTGAAGTCATCTCTGATGTGGTCATCGCAGGCTACAACGTGCTTTTAAATCCTTCTCGGGCCTTAGATGATAAAGCATCAGTGCCTAATACAGTTAAAAAGAATAACCCCTTTACGCACACGTGGGCCTCCCCGCAAAAAGCAGCAGATTGGGCGGTGCTTGTGTTAGGGGATATTAAAATTTCGCATGCCAAAGTGGCAGGCAGTAAAGATGCCAAAGCGGGCATTGGGTTAGCCACGTTGCTACAAAGTTGTCCCAAAATTGCTGATTCAAAAACGTGTACGGTCAATGTGGCTGATTTCTTATGGAAACTAGTCGATGGCAAGTTGCCCACCACGGATGCCAATTTAAAGAAACTCTCAGCGGGCAATATTCTAATTACCCAAGACATCATTTCAGCTACTGCGCGCTTAGCGCGCGAAGAACAAATTCTCACGGTGTCGAAACTCGCTGAAGAAATCGCTATCCAGAATTTATTGGAAGAAGCCTTAATGCTAAAGCGCCTTTTGCAAGCTGGTTTTCAAATTCAAGAAGTTCAACGATTAAAACCTGTGCAAACCATGGTCTTGCAGGCCATTAAAAAACTGGATTCTGAAATCAATGAGCTGTCTTTTGAACAAGACGTTCGCAAGCGTATGATGACCAATACCTTAAACGTCATCATGGGCGTTCGTGACCAGCAATTCAATGAAAGTCGTGCGCCTGCTTCCTTAAGCACCGATGTCATTAAAGAGGGCGCTGTTTATAAGCAGGCTAAAAAGGAGCGTTCAGCATGA
- a CDS encoding TIGR03751 family conjugal transfer lipoprotein, producing the protein MVIHNTITAIFLCVNSLVFLSGCSKNVTAGGVPEAGLTVSQIYHQSMAESMRDLPISHHEGRQKVSYEGYVREAHNEVQTKFKTVENPAIPIFIYPHVAQLGDEQLIKPGFTSEFFLYKQNQFALASERY; encoded by the coding sequence ATGGTCATACACAACACTATAACCGCGATTTTTCTTTGCGTTAATAGCTTAGTTTTTTTAAGTGGCTGCTCTAAAAATGTCACGGCAGGCGGCGTGCCTGAAGCAGGATTAACGGTAAGCCAAATTTATCATCAGAGCATGGCAGAATCGATGAGAGACTTGCCAATCTCTCATCATGAGGGGCGGCAAAAAGTAAGCTATGAGGGCTATGTTCGTGAAGCTCACAATGAGGTGCAAACGAAATTTAAAACGGTGGAGAATCCCGCGATTCCTATTTTTATTTATCCTCATGTTGCCCAGTTAGGTGATGAACAATTGATAAAGCCTGGCTTTACTTCCGAGTTTTTTCTCTACAAGCAAAACCAGTTTGCGCTGGCGAGTGAACGGTATTAA
- a CDS encoding conjugal transfer protein TraG N-terminal domain-containing protein, whose product MIVFSPLALYTTYLGWQQYDVIYDALWQTGLLYVGFIAIVWRFLKNLLAPAGATHHAAEHALNHFLFELAIAVFICGLFVYPSMALQQKGLVFRPVCTLGGEKTKDSSIKDTGTTYDESFADVLTGQVKVPLVFLLLQNVASSTTYGLMKVTGCSDSLQAIKGDLISTHIPQALKKQALDFHQQCYLEAKTAYLNTSRTAAEQAKVQKILQQYGGEDDLNWMGSKVLQTFYYEDLKARSPVPGFSYASNPSSHFEDAGKEDKAVAAHKPEYGYPTCAAWWDKIKEDLVEASNKASWYDEHLGKWNVGHRVTQYKLKHKIGWGSQISADDFIARVLLQDGTDLQLAANEALMDNTNGTFKTAASRALINTGQWFKSFTTTPLKREAILQSLPIMQAFFYFFLIILTPFVLTLSGYSTKAVGSVCALLFMAIFMQYLWHLGSFLERATVNSLGESNVVSAMQNMMVLFYFIAPVILLKLSAHFGGEGGVVLGDLLTSSQGVANEKTQVVQSIGRAGVKAASKGLL is encoded by the coding sequence ATGATTGTGTTTAGTCCGCTCGCACTCTACACCACCTATTTAGGTTGGCAGCAGTATGATGTGATTTATGATGCCCTTTGGCAAACTGGTCTTTTGTATGTGGGGTTTATTGCGATTGTTTGGCGGTTTTTAAAAAATTTGCTAGCGCCGGCGGGCGCGACTCACCATGCGGCTGAGCATGCCTTAAATCACTTTTTATTTGAACTGGCGATAGCGGTTTTTATCTGTGGTCTTTTTGTTTATCCCTCAATGGCCTTACAACAAAAGGGGCTAGTGTTTAGACCAGTGTGTACGTTAGGAGGCGAAAAGACTAAAGATTCTAGCATTAAAGACACAGGTACGACCTATGACGAATCATTTGCCGATGTCTTAACCGGGCAGGTGAAAGTGCCTTTGGTTTTTTTGCTTTTGCAAAACGTAGCGTCCAGCACGACGTATGGGTTAATGAAAGTGACCGGCTGCTCTGATAGTCTTCAGGCCATTAAAGGGGATTTAATATCCACGCATATTCCCCAAGCCCTTAAAAAGCAAGCGCTTGATTTCCATCAACAATGTTATTTAGAGGCTAAGACCGCGTATTTAAACACGTCCCGAACCGCAGCCGAACAAGCTAAAGTTCAAAAAATACTGCAGCAATATGGCGGTGAGGATGATTTAAACTGGATGGGGTCGAAAGTGCTGCAAACCTTTTACTATGAAGATTTAAAAGCCAGAAGTCCTGTGCCTGGGTTTTCCTATGCCTCCAATCCATCGTCTCATTTTGAAGACGCGGGCAAAGAGGATAAGGCGGTTGCCGCGCATAAACCTGAGTATGGTTATCCAACCTGCGCCGCTTGGTGGGATAAAATTAAAGAGGATTTAGTAGAAGCCTCCAACAAAGCCTCGTGGTATGACGAGCACTTGGGCAAATGGAATGTAGGGCACCGTGTCACTCAATATAAACTAAAACACAAAATAGGGTGGGGTAGTCAAATTAGTGCCGATGATTTTATTGCGCGAGTGTTACTTCAGGATGGAACAGACCTTCAACTTGCGGCCAATGAAGCACTGATGGATAACACCAATGGCACCTTTAAAACGGCTGCGTCTCGCGCCTTAATCAATACAGGACAATGGTTTAAATCGTTTACCACCACCCCTTTAAAGCGCGAAGCTATTTTGCAATCGCTGCCCATCATGCAAGCATTTTTTTATTTTTTCTTAATCATCTTAACGCCGTTTGTATTGACGTTAAGTGGCTATAGTACAAAAGCTGTTGGTAGCGTGTGCGCATTACTGTTCATGGCGATTTTCATGCAGTATTTGTGGCATCTTGGCAGCTTTTTGGAGCGCGCAACGGTTAATAGTCTGGGTGAATCCAATGTCGTCTCGGCCATGCAAAACATGATGGTTTTATTTTATTTCATCGCCCCAGTCATTTTATTGAAATTGTCCGCTCATTTTGGCGGTGAAGGCGGGGTGGTATTAGGGGATTTGCTGACTTCTTCTCAAGGAGTTGCTAACGAAAAAACTCAAGTGGTACAAAGTATAGGAAGGGCCGGGGTAAAAGCTGCTTCCAAGGGGTTGCTATGA
- a CDS encoding conjugative transfer ATPase, with amino-acid sequence MRQLHKALDWVIGPQNKDKVSVKAIKKRYETHLPSLAAHWACVDFCDEKNLFLLADGISVGSGFEVGDIAAEAVSPAYIQTLFERIKETFSYVVPLYQENPWVMQLFVQDEYNLKPVLKSIANAVVPACLGSQFTADYLERLNDLMTKMTREQGLFIDPKTDLPYRGRQRRIRVLFYRLYQQGLNVTRAAAVEEHEAILEQIYTKLKAPGLTLKRLTGKNYYQWWARWFHPRPAETDGDVNAWLAKLPYPLDKPAGFTLTQSILGEVKSNDKGFYFDGLPHRVMYVEGLKAPPVPGLLSRERPQDNPKHCYASLDKLPEGSIYTLSVVFADDAAIHAHLQRLEKGIIGTSSLPTLAREDIKEARHELGVGNRLYWVNQAVLYRASDEEALLKVEKTLKHLFFDIKMPLIDVAYDVHPLSSYLNCLPFNFSPLYARKHLSFERLMYASELASLLPVYGRFKGAKQLPCFCFFNRLGEPILFDVLSHAFVSQNSHMALFASSGGGKSVLTGYMVNALMAMKNARIVLFEMGNSFDRLLVHCEHYGKKVSRMLLSKDKSKAVPLNPFCDAYLALPELGYCKDETALNQKAKALHKLTANLDQTALTDESLIAESRDYLSELALALRTMLTEANEGEEQAFTLADESLLLQVLSDAIVHSWEAGISQMLTEHLVAAFKRRIEVEESSRKKERLQDMHDRLLNYVLNPTKAAFFNVPTDPLNDFDIFHVDVSAMKDNKGQLALVMASLLPRILALAEATQDTERPTFLVIDEAHLQFDIEVIVALCLLIAKVARKLGLWLVPVTQNISDLSSARATKILSLLETWIVLGFNEQELTDLQRFKAITPEQEALLRSIDSQKGLYAEAVVLGSRYQGLFRVIPSRYLLALLMTEKQEKAARKTLEQEHGILKAAELMASQMENKATAHHQEDYFFDDDFV; translated from the coding sequence ATGCGACAACTTCATAAAGCACTCGATTGGGTAATAGGGCCTCAAAACAAAGACAAAGTCTCTGTTAAGGCTATTAAAAAAAGATATGAAACCCACTTGCCCTCGTTAGCAGCGCATTGGGCTTGTGTTGATTTTTGTGATGAAAAAAATCTTTTTTTGTTGGCTGATGGCATTAGTGTGGGCTCAGGGTTTGAAGTAGGGGATATTGCGGCTGAAGCGGTGTCGCCTGCCTATATTCAAACGCTTTTTGAGCGTATTAAAGAAACCTTTTCTTATGTTGTTCCGCTTTATCAAGAAAACCCCTGGGTTATGCAGCTTTTTGTCCAGGATGAATACAATCTTAAGCCCGTTTTAAAAAGCATTGCCAACGCTGTCGTGCCTGCTTGCCTTGGCAGCCAGTTCACCGCGGATTATCTCGAGAGACTTAATGATTTAATGACCAAAATGACCCGGGAGCAAGGGTTGTTTATCGATCCTAAAACCGATTTACCTTACCGAGGACGCCAACGGCGCATTCGCGTTTTATTTTACCGATTATACCAACAAGGCCTCAACGTGACTCGAGCGGCGGCGGTAGAGGAACATGAGGCTATTCTTGAACAGATTTATACCAAGTTAAAAGCCCCAGGCTTAACCTTAAAACGTTTAACGGGTAAGAATTATTATCAATGGTGGGCCAGGTGGTTTCATCCGCGCCCGGCAGAAACAGACGGTGATGTGAATGCCTGGCTTGCTAAACTGCCTTACCCTCTTGATAAACCGGCAGGCTTTACACTCACGCAGTCCATCCTTGGTGAAGTTAAGAGTAATGATAAAGGTTTTTATTTTGATGGTTTGCCGCATCGCGTGATGTATGTCGAAGGCCTTAAAGCGCCACCGGTGCCAGGGCTATTGTCCCGCGAACGTCCACAAGATAACCCTAAGCATTGTTATGCCTCACTCGATAAATTACCGGAAGGGTCGATATATACGCTCTCGGTGGTTTTTGCAGATGACGCGGCCATTCATGCCCATCTTCAGCGCCTTGAAAAAGGCATTATTGGCACAAGTAGCCTGCCGACGCTTGCCCGTGAGGATATCAAAGAAGCTCGTCATGAACTCGGTGTAGGTAATCGCTTATATTGGGTCAATCAAGCGGTGCTTTATCGTGCATCAGATGAGGAGGCGTTGTTAAAGGTTGAAAAAACCCTTAAACATCTCTTCTTTGATATCAAAATGCCGCTCATTGATGTGGCGTATGATGTGCATCCTCTAAGTAGCTATTTAAATTGTTTGCCCTTTAATTTTTCACCTCTCTATGCTCGCAAACATTTAAGTTTTGAACGCTTAATGTATGCCTCAGAGCTTGCAAGCCTTTTGCCCGTTTATGGGCGCTTTAAAGGAGCAAAGCAGCTGCCTTGTTTTTGTTTTTTTAATCGTTTGGGCGAACCCATACTCTTTGATGTTTTAAGTCATGCCTTTGTCAGTCAAAACTCTCACATGGCGCTTTTTGCAAGCTCAGGCGGCGGTAAATCAGTGTTGACCGGTTACATGGTCAATGCCTTAATGGCGATGAAAAACGCACGCATTGTCTTATTTGAAATGGGCAATAGTTTTGACCGCCTTTTGGTGCATTGCGAGCACTACGGGAAAAAAGTCAGTCGCATGCTTTTGAGTAAAGATAAGTCTAAAGCTGTTCCTTTAAATCCTTTTTGTGATGCGTATTTAGCCTTGCCTGAGCTGGGCTATTGCAAAGATGAGACAGCATTAAATCAAAAAGCGAAAGCCCTTCATAAGTTAACCGCAAACTTAGACCAAACGGCGTTAACCGATGAAAGCTTGATTGCTGAGTCAAGAGATTATTTATCGGAGTTAGCGCTTGCGCTAAGAACGATGTTAACAGAGGCCAATGAAGGGGAAGAGCAAGCTTTTACGCTTGCGGATGAATCACTGCTACTGCAAGTGTTAAGTGATGCGATTGTGCATTCCTGGGAGGCGGGTATTTCTCAGATGTTGACTGAGCATCTGGTCGCTGCTTTTAAGCGGCGAATTGAAGTTGAAGAATCAAGTCGCAAAAAAGAGCGTTTGCAAGACATGCACGATAGGTTGCTCAACTATGTGCTTAATCCAACCAAAGCCGCTTTTTTTAATGTACCCACCGACCCCTTAAACGATTTTGATATTTTTCATGTTGATGTCTCGGCGATGAAAGACAACAAGGGTCAGCTGGCACTCGTGATGGCCTCGCTTTTACCACGCATTTTAGCACTAGCTGAAGCCACGCAAGACACCGAGCGCCCAACCTTTTTAGTGATTGATGAAGCGCATTTGCAGTTTGATATTGAGGTCATTGTGGCCCTTTGTTTGTTGATTGCCAAAGTGGCTCGCAAATTGGGACTTTGGCTTGTGCCGGTCACTCAAAACATCAGCGACTTAAGTTCAGCGCGTGCCACCAAGATTCTATCCCTTTTAGAAACCTGGATAGTGCTTGGATTTAACGAGCAAGAATTAACGGACTTACAACGCTTTAAAGCCATTACGCCTGAGCAAGAAGCACTCCTTCGAAGCATTGACTCTCAAAAAGGGCTCTATGCGGAAGCGGTGGTTCTAGGTTCACGTTATCAAGGCCTCTTTAGAGTGATTCCATCACGCTATTTACTCGCCCTTTTAATGACTGAAAAACAAGAAAAAGCTGCACGCAAAACATTGGAGCAAGAACATGGCATTCTTAAAGCCGCTGAACTCATGGCAAGTCAGATGGAAAACAAGGCAACCGCACATCACCAAGAGGATTATTTTTTCGATGATGATTTTGTTTAA